CAACCAAATACAACAACCTTTAGTGTAATAGAAGCTTCAAAGAATATAAATCAACTGCAACATTAAATCTGAAAACAGCAAGACTAATTTATTTCTCGTTCTTAATACAAACCAGCAATTTAATGAGTAACATGTGAAAAAAGAATGCTTCACAATAATAAACGGTTAAACCATAAATAGAAATGCACCTCATTATGACACCTTCAATCATTTCAAAAAATATATTTCAactaaatcctaaaaaattgATCAAGGTTTAAGCCCTAAACATACAAATGTCTAAAAACAATGCCTCCCTCATTATCAGTTTTGCAGTGTTACATGGCAGATGTGGAAGTTATTAGATGAAATATACACATTATCAGTTGGAAAGGCTTGTTAacttttttaatttctttttacaATCCTGGGAGCTTGTCAATAGAAAACTCATAGGTCGCACCAATACCCTAATAAAAATCACGGTGTGCTAGGTAGGAGGCCTTCGAAAACAATTTCTGAACATAAACATATTACACAGTCACCTGATTCAATTCTTCTTCTCCTCCTCCTTTGATTGGATAAACAGCTAACACAAACTGTTCATCGACATCATACGCTTGATTACGTGGGACCCAATGCAGCTTATTAACCCTACTTGAACCACCAATCTTGACCGTATTCCCCTCTTTAAGCAGCACATGAACCCCTGGTTCAATCCTTCCTTCTCCCCGAAACCCACATCCAGTGAACTATACCATTAACAAAACCAAGAAATCAGAGTAAGCACTATATAATCAATCAACATCAGTTCCCCCAAATTAATATACTTAAATAAGAACCAAACTATACCGAACCCAACtgaaacaaaacaacattttctgATTGACAAATTCTGTAGCTAAATTCCCCATCCTAGATCTCAAGAAACCATCAAATCTTTCTTCTAATGACGAACCTTCAATTAAAAGAGCAATTAAACTCACAAGCCTGAGAAAGAACACAAAAAAGTAATATTAATGACATATTCAAAGCCTTAATTGACGTCTCTCTGGTTATAGCAAACCACAAAACAAATAGACCTTAATACACTAATAATCGTGTTGTAAACAGGTGTTTCTAGACGTAtatctaaaattaaaaaaaaatcttaaattAGACTGAAAAGATTCGTGTGAGATAGATTCCAAATGAATCGACATGAATGCTTCAATCCTAATCAATCACATAGCAACTCTGAAAAACGAAGCCTCAACTGTTGGTCTTACGAAGCCGATATGGATTTCCATAAGCGATTGACGATCAACTTAAAGAAAGAGCACGAAAGTGGGGGTGTAAAACATCTACAACTTGAAAGGGGTTAGGAATTTAGGGACAAATCAGGTGAGATAGTAACACAAACACAAAATTTATAATCATAAGAAACCCTAACTAAAATCTAGATGCTTACCTGGTTGTGATTGAATGAAGGTTTGAGATAGAATTGATGAAAGCTATGTTATTTGTCTGAATATATATCAGATGTGTACAAGAGGAAGGGTATATGAAGGATGCCAACGACGTGAGGAGGAAAAAAAGGAGACAGGAAGGGCATTTATTTTAGAGGTTACCAGACGTGGGCAGAAAAACAGGGAGCTGCTGGGAAACTGTAAAAAACCGCCCTGAACTGCCATCACAACAGTTATTTTTGAGAGTTTAAGTGGCGGAGATTTAATCTCAGCCAAATCCAATGGTAGATATTGATTTAAGAGttggttagacttaatgggttccataGATATATATAATTTAGTCAATTTGTGAAGAAGCTTAGTTGGATTGATGTATGGCCGCTCTTTATCTGTTAATTTTACTTAGCTTAAATGTGAACTTTAAGACCTCTGCTAATTCTTGTTCTTTTTTAACTTGATAGGTGCATTATGTGTACGACTTTATGCTCCTTGTTTTTCTTATTATCGTTATTGTTTGTGTCACAATTGTGTATTAGACAATATAATTAGGTGATATGTTAAGGACTTGATTGTAATATGGTGTTCTATATAAACACCATAATATTGTAATCCTAATCACACAATTACAATCTAATACAATTCTAATATCTATGTGTATTTATATTCAGGATATTACTACTATGTCAAGACTAAGATATTTGGTTTCTTCCAAACTAGCTTCTACTTTAGATATATAGCCATGTCCTGCCTTGGCATAGGAACTCTCTGTGGTGAGTTTTATTTTCTATGCGTTTGGCTTTTTATTTAAAAGTTAAATCATCATTTTCACAGTAATGTTCTAAAAGTGGTAGTAAATATGTAGAGGTATAAATCTAAACTCATTTGCTAATGATTCACACTATTGGTACACCTAGGGAAACTATTTGCACACTTCAGGGTTTACATACGCGCCTGTACGTATAGGGTTGCATCAAATTAAGGTCTGAACGATGTCGGGCACAAAATTTAAGGGTTTGTGTATGCCGAGTACAGGTCTGGACGAGGCGTACAGGGGGAAAATAAATATAGATGGGTGAATTTGGTGGTTTTTTGATGTTTTTAGGTGTTATAAACTCTTGTCCGGTTCGAACATTATACCGTTTCAATACTATATCGTTTCAAATATTATAATGTTTATTAGAAACTCCGATCCGGTTCGAACATTATACTGTTCCCATATTATATCGTTTAAAATAAGATGTCGATTCAACATCAACGTTATACCATTTCAAATATTATGTCGTTTCAATGTTTACTGTTTGAACATTATATTGTTTTCAACATTATACGGTTTCAATATCATCGTTTCAACATAATAACGTTTCCATATCATTGTTTCAAATATTTTATCGTTTCAATGTTTACCGTTTCAATATTACTGTTTCAAATATTAACGTTTGAAATTATTCCGTTCTCAACATTATAAAGTTTCAATATTTTGTCATTTAAATATTATATCGTTTCAATTTTTACCGTTTGAACATTATACCATTTCAGTTTTATCGTTTCAAATCTTATACCATTTCAATATTACGGTTTAAACAAATTATTATGAGATATTACGTAATACAAACAAACATCACGTAACCGGACAACTAAAATACAACTGAATATGACATATATAACATAAGTTTGTGCATACATAACTACTAGTTTAATTCGTAACGACGTCTTTAACGACTAGTTTAATTCgtaacggctagttcgatattaactTAAATATGGCAAATAAGTTTAATCTAATATCAGCTATATTTGGGGGCAATGGTTAGGGGTTAATTTTTAATACTATGGATCATTATCCTTAGATTTGGCCTGGATCACTGATCCTTAACAGATGGTGCAGGAAGTctgaggatcacggatccttattattattattattattattattattattattattattattatttacatttACTAACAATTGTATCCTCTGTTTAAAACTTGTATTCGCGGGAATATAACGAATTGGACTTGGTCAATGCTGATACTTCGGGGAATACGCTCTCTATTCGCACGTGCATGAAGGAGTGTAGCCGTTATGGAGAACATGGGATACTTGCACCATTTTCgctttgtttgttatgttatagtttctatttttaaaaggggaTTATGAGCTCATTTTAGACACAACACAGCAGATTATTAGCTATCACTCGAACACACAACTCTCTCACACTCTCTCGCAAACTACACACTAGTTACCATTGTATTGAGCTCATTACCTTCCAAAATTATACAAGGATCATTTTTTGTTATacatttggtgatcggtagtttccatcacccgagatTTTTTGTGCCGGATATCTATCAAGGATCAAGGGCCTTTTTCTCGTATAAATATCGGTGTTCATTGTCATTTTTACTTTATACTTTGATCACTCAATTATTCATACACATTAGCACTCTACCTCACAATCaaaatttggttacattatccttaaactgatttttgaccaaaacaaaaaACATGTTCCAATCGCTTAAGAAAAGAGGAAAGGGAGGCTAGGGTTTAGAATCAGGATTACAAGAGAATGTGTTTACGAAATTATGTAGAGAGCTTGAATCAAACTATGGATTGCAGTCGAGTGATAAAATGTCAACTTGTGAGAAGGTGGGGATATTTCTGTATACATTGGCATTGGGTTTATCTAACAGGGATGTTGGGGAGTGTTTTCAATGTTCTGGAGAGACTATTTGTAATCAAATCGAACTTACGACTGTCAGAATTTAGTAACAACAATAGAAAGCAAAACTTACACTTTTTAAACTAATTAAATAAGAACATGCATACCTTTGCCCTACTTGCGAACGATCGACCATTCTTCTAGTTCTGAGATGATGAAGATTGTAGGTTATTTAAGTAATTTTAACCCTAAAAGCTTGTAGGTTTTTTAAACTTACTTCCACCAGCGTTTAAAAAAGGGCTTTTCAACTAATCTAAAAGTCTTAAGCCTGTTTCAATCAAACAAGGCTTTTATTGGGCCTGTAGCTTTTTTTTAAAAGGTTGAAGCTCCTAAAAACTATTGAAAAACTTACCCATAGAGGACAAAAACTATAATTCAGTCTTTAATTTAGTTGACGTGTTTATTGTAGAACTAGAAACCGTCTTTGTTGTTATCGGATGTGTTTTGTCCGTAACTGAAAACGATGGATAAACCAATTGCAAGTATCCATCCACCGTCACTATTGGTGTATCAGATAAGTCTGAAACTTTCACTCAAAAAATAGATATTCATTCATGATCAGGTCAGGATCAGGATTGAGGAACCTATTGACTTAGACATGGAAGAAGACTCTGGAACACACACAGCAGCAAGCAGTTCATCAGTTTCAGAGAGAAATGGACCTCCGGTGGACGATTGTTGCCCTATCTGCTTCGGCTCCTTCTCCGCTCCTTGTCGTGGTCCTTGTGGCCACTGGTACTGTGGTATCTCATTTTTTTCTAACCCTAGCACTTGGATAATTTTTAGTTGTTTTTGAGGCTACTTCGTCGTCTGAGTCGATTTAGTGACTTTGTCCTTCTATCACCCATAGCAtttgtttaattatgtttgtTCATTCATAATTACTTCATTATTTGTGTTCATGGGCGTCAACCGTTTATACATACTATTAATTAATGAACcgacataaacgaacacaaacatgttTACTGGTTTCCAAACAATGAACACGTACTAGAAAACCACATTCGTTTGGTTGTTCGTGTTCAATTGTTTGTTTGGTTAAACGTAAACGAACAGACACAAACATGCCACGCTTGTTTTTAATTGCTTCGTAGTTCTTCATTACCTGACAGAATGCTGATTCTTTCTTTCTTGTACAGGCGGTTGCATCATTGAGTACTGGAACCATGTTGCAGCATTTCGGCCCTGCAAATGCCCTATGTGCTCTAGACTGATTACAAAGTTGACCCCCGAAGCAACTTTATACCAGCAGCagcatgatgataatgatgatgcgGGGACACGCCAGATTCTCAGGAGTGTTAGGCAGTATAATTGCCTTTTTGTTGGTGGTGCTTGTGGTTTCGTTCTGGTAGGTTTGATTGATGTGAATTAGTTAATCTTTGAAGGAATCTGATTGTCTTGTTACAGCAAGTTCTTCAGTTGCCCTTGTTTCTCAAGAGATTAATTCAAGCAATGATGGATCCTGATCGACCTGTTGCTTACCTTAGCAGATTGCGTTTAGTTGCAGTTAAGCAGTTCTCGAATTTTAATTTATCTATAATTCATTATattctgtctgtctgtctgtttTACTTTCCATTAAGAATTCAAAATTGGAcagaagatgcttattttttaCTGAATTTGGTATAATTACATATTAATTAGGGTTCATAAACACTCACCCATCACATGCATTTCATATATTAACTTGTTACTAACATCATAATATTAGGTTAAACATtgaaactttaaataaaaatgtcatattaatattttaacttacaGTTCAGTTTTGGCAGTTTGACAGTTTGGAATTtggaaattacaaaaataatcctttatgtatgtcacttattgcaaactgtgtcctttgtcttcaataattacagaaaacacgtactcgatgtttgcaaacccttgcaagttatatcctttagccctaactcagttaattttttgtggttaaatctgaccaaatggaccccacatgagggtatttttgtggttaaatctgaacaaatggacctcacatgagagtaaaaggaccaaaataccctcatgtggggtccatttggtcagatttaaccacaaaaaattaaccgagttagggctaaaggacaaaacttgcaagggtttgcaaacatcgagtacgttttttgtaattattgaagacaaaggacacagtttgcaataagtgacatacataaaggacgatttttgtaatttactctatttttttttttcattttcggAATATGTAGTTATTTATATGTATTATATTTGTGAAGTATATTTAATACAAACCAACTGGTTAGACCAACTTACTGAACTCAGCCAGTTTGGTTTGTTGTTTCCCGGAAACTGTACTACTCGGTTTGGCCCACAATTTTTATCAGAACTGACTGAGCCGGACGTTGAACAGCACCAATTAGCCTTTCTTTATATTAGTAACA
The Helianthus annuus cultivar XRQ/B chromosome 6, HanXRQr2.0-SUNRISE, whole genome shotgun sequence genome window above contains:
- the LOC110865679 gene encoding E3 ubiquitin-protein ligase RNF170 isoform X1, yielding MEEDSGTHTAASSSSVSERNGPPVDDCCPICFGSFSAPCRGPCGHWYCGGCIIEYWNHVAAFRPCKCPMCSRLITKLTPEATLYQQQHDDNDDAGTRQILRSVRQYNCLFVGGACGFVLQVLQLPLFLKRLIQAMMDPDRPVAYLSRLRLVAVLLGALYTLSPFDFLPRWRYLDAIDLFDCSAIALSFGLYFVGLYSRRRRLRRLRQLDPASHFEVDM
- the LOC110865679 gene encoding E3 ubiquitin-protein ligase RNF170 isoform X2, which translates into the protein MEEDSGTHTAASSSSVSERNGPPVDDCCPICFGSFSAPCRGPCGHWYCGGCIIEYWNHVAAFRPCKCPMCSRLITKLTPEATLYQQQHDDNDDAGTRQILRSVRQYNCLFVGGACGFVLLPLFLKRLIQAMMDPDRPVAYLSRLRLVAVLLGALYTLSPFDFLPRWRYLDAIDLFDCSAIALSFGLYFVGLYSRRRRLRRLRQLDPASHFEVDM